Proteins from one Lottiidibacillus patelloidae genomic window:
- a CDS encoding ROK family glucokinase, with product MSNQYIIGVDLGGTSIKMAIVNGQGEIKFQTSEPTKIEAGATGIFHQINNMIDFCCKNLKIERFNLIGMGIGAPAFLDIKKGFVKEAVNLQWKNIPLKEQLENITKLPVFIDNDANVAALGEMWRGAGEGSTDLLCITLGTGVGSGVIINGQIYHGAHDTSGEFGHTTVIAEGGSPCNCGKTGCLETVSSATGLIRLVTEAINEGHPSSLAHILASRGRLTAKYIAEAAYEGDELAIKMINKASFYLGLALGNYAVALNPSKIVVGGGLSHAGSILFEPIREYYKKFALPHLTGNIDIVPAKLGNDAGVIGAAWLVVNNK from the coding sequence ATGAGTAATCAATATATCATCGGTGTAGACTTAGGTGGTACGTCTATTAAAATGGCTATTGTAAATGGTCAAGGTGAAATAAAATTCCAAACAAGTGAACCAACGAAAATTGAAGCTGGAGCAACGGGTATATTTCATCAAATCAATAATATGATTGATTTTTGTTGCAAGAACTTAAAGATTGAACGCTTTAATCTAATAGGTATGGGGATTGGTGCTCCAGCGTTTTTAGATATTAAAAAGGGATTTGTAAAAGAAGCCGTTAATTTACAGTGGAAAAACATCCCTTTAAAAGAGCAATTAGAAAATATAACAAAGTTACCTGTTTTTATTGACAATGATGCCAACGTTGCTGCGCTTGGAGAAATGTGGCGTGGTGCAGGGGAAGGTAGTACTGATCTACTTTGTATCACTCTTGGAACTGGTGTTGGCTCAGGTGTGATCATAAATGGACAAATATATCATGGAGCTCATGACACTTCAGGGGAATTCGGTCATACGACTGTAATTGCTGAAGGTGGAAGTCCTTGTAATTGCGGGAAAACTGGCTGTTTAGAAACAGTCTCCTCAGCGACTGGTTTAATCCGTTTAGTAACGGAGGCAATTAATGAGGGGCACCCTTCATCGTTAGCACATATCCTAGCTTCGCGTGGCAGGCTAACAGCAAAGTATATTGCTGAAGCTGCTTATGAAGGAGACGAGCTAGCAATAAAAATGATTAACAAAGCATCGTTTTATTTAGGCCTAGCATTAGGAAATTACGCAGTTGCACTTAACCCAAGTAAAATTGTTGTTGGTGGTGGACTTTCTCATGCAGGAAGCATCTTATTTGAGCCAATACGAGAATATTATAAAAAGTTTGCTTTACCACACTTAACTGGAAATATTGATATAGTTCCAGCTAAATTAGGTAATGACGCAGGTGTTATCGGTGCAGCGTGGCTTGTAGTTAATAATAAATAA
- a CDS encoding ABC transporter ATP-binding protein, whose product MASIKLQNIYKRYSDTVTAVKDFSLDIKDKEFIVFVGPSGCGKSTTLRMVAGLEEISEGDLIIGDRRVNDVAPKDRDIAMVFQNYALYPHMNVYDNMAFGLKLRKFDKAEIKKRVHEAAKILDIEHLLDRKPKALSGGQRQRVALGRAIVREPQAFLMDEPLSNLDAKLRVQMRAEITKLHQRLQTTMIYVTHDQTEAMTMADRIVIMKDGVVQQVGSPKEVYSNPDNIFVGGFIGSPAMNFIEGKLENGTFIINENAKLTIPEGKMKKLKDYVGKKVVLGVRPEDIHDELVFIESSPGSTLNVDIEVAELMGAETYLHSKVADYSFIARIDSRTDVKNGQKLQLAFDMNKVHFFDVETEQAIR is encoded by the coding sequence ACATTAAAGATAAGGAATTTATTGTATTTGTAGGACCATCAGGTTGTGGTAAATCTACAACATTACGTATGGTTGCTGGATTAGAAGAAATTTCTGAAGGTGATTTAATCATCGGGGATCGTCGTGTTAACGATGTTGCACCAAAAGATAGAGATATCGCAATGGTATTCCAAAACTATGCACTATATCCACATATGAATGTTTACGATAACATGGCATTCGGGTTAAAGTTACGAAAATTTGATAAAGCAGAAATTAAAAAACGTGTGCATGAAGCTGCGAAAATTTTAGACATCGAACATTTACTAGATCGTAAACCAAAAGCTTTATCAGGTGGTCAAAGACAGCGTGTTGCGTTAGGACGAGCAATCGTTCGTGAACCACAAGCATTCTTAATGGATGAGCCGTTATCAAACTTAGACGCTAAACTTCGAGTACAAATGCGTGCGGAAATTACAAAATTACACCAACGTTTACAAACAACGATGATCTACGTAACTCATGACCAAACAGAAGCGATGACGATGGCAGATCGTATTGTTATTATGAAAGATGGAGTTGTACAACAAGTTGGAAGTCCTAAAGAAGTATACAGTAATCCTGACAATATCTTTGTAGGTGGATTTATTGGTTCTCCAGCAATGAACTTCATTGAAGGAAAATTAGAAAATGGAACTTTCATTATCAATGAAAATGCTAAATTAACAATTCCTGAAGGGAAAATGAAAAAATTAAAAGATTATGTTGGCAAAAAAGTTGTTCTAGGTGTTCGTCCAGAAGACATCCATGATGAGCTAGTATTCATTGAATCTTCACCTGGTAGTACATTAAATGTTGATATTGAAGTTGCTGAATTAATGGGTGCTGAAACTTACTTACACTCAAAAGTTGCCGATTATAGCTTTATTGCTCGAATTGATTCACGTACAGATGTGAAAAATGGTCAAAAACTGCAACTTGCATTTGATATGAATAAAGTACACTTCTTCGATGTAGAAACAGAACAAGCAATTCGCTAA
- a CDS encoding extracellular solute-binding protein, giving the protein MKKLYMLMLALSLTLALFGCGTGDEEGTNEAKTIIKFAAQNDNTPATNNLIDAFNKSQDEYKVEWVQMTNDSAQMHDQLLNSLSSGSSEYDVLSLDVVWAGEFAGAGYLEPLDVRMKKDDLNKENYNAGSMASGNYKGKQFTLPFFPDLGLLYFRSDIVSESDAATLVSGDYTYDELYNMAEKYTGEGNTDYGFVYQSKQYEGLTVNVTEYTSSYENIESGLETMYKFTTAPFSPKDILNFTEGETHTTFEQGKAVFARNWPYMYGRIKGQDEGVTVSVDNVGVAPLPNGGSVGGWLLGLNKHSENIDGAWEFIKFAASEEGQKIMSTEGGYLPGFNTLLTDEDVQAKNEMLTFEGFQNALKSTIARPVSPEYSKVSDTIQISAHKYLSSGQGLEEAANAINKAVNEE; this is encoded by the coding sequence ATGAAAAAATTATATATGCTTATGCTAGCTCTTTCATTAACTTTAGCACTTTTCGGATGTGGCACAGGTGATGAAGAAGGTACAAATGAAGCAAAAACAATTATAAAATTCGCAGCACAAAATGACAATACACCAGCAACAAATAATCTAATTGACGCTTTTAATAAAAGTCAAGATGAGTACAAAGTTGAATGGGTGCAAATGACAAATGACTCTGCACAAATGCATGATCAGTTATTAAATTCTTTATCGAGCGGTTCTTCTGAATACGACGTTTTATCTTTAGATGTTGTATGGGCTGGCGAATTTGCTGGTGCTGGTTACTTAGAGCCACTTGATGTAAGAATGAAAAAAGATGATTTAAATAAAGAAAATTATAATGCAGGTTCTATGGCATCAGGAAATTATAAAGGTAAGCAGTTTACCCTACCTTTCTTCCCTGACTTAGGATTACTATATTTTAGATCTGATATAGTCAGTGAAAGTGATGCTGCAACATTAGTATCTGGTGATTACACGTATGATGAACTTTATAATATGGCGGAAAAGTATACTGGCGAAGGGAACACAGACTATGGCTTTGTATACCAATCAAAACAATATGAAGGATTAACAGTTAATGTAACAGAGTATACAAGTTCTTATGAAAATATTGAAAGTGGTTTAGAAACAATGTATAAGTTTACTACTGCTCCTTTCTCGCCGAAGGATATATTGAACTTTACTGAAGGTGAAACACATACAACATTTGAACAAGGGAAAGCAGTGTTTGCAAGAAACTGGCCATATATGTATGGACGTATTAAAGGACAAGATGAAGGGGTTACAGTATCAGTAGACAATGTAGGTGTTGCTCCTCTACCAAATGGCGGCTCTGTAGGTGGTTGGTTACTTGGACTTAACAAACATTCAGAAAATATAGATGGTGCTTGGGAGTTTATTAAATTCGCAGCTAGTGAAGAAGGACAAAAGATTATGTCTACGGAAGGCGGATACTTACCTGGATTTAATACATTGTTAACAGATGAAGATGTTCAAGCAAAAAATGAAATGCTTACATTCGAAGGTTTTCAAAATGCGTTAAAATCCACAATTGCTCGACCAGTATCACCAGAATACTCAAAAGTATCTGATACAATCCAAATCTCAGCACATAAATATTTAAGCTCTGGTCAAGGATTAGAAGAGGCAGCAAATGCAATAAATAAAGCTGTAAATGAAGAGTAA
- a CDS encoding AraC family transcriptional regulator, with protein MLLNKTEIEKKFFEAKINNKKNLFIHPPFDLEQHLISWVTKGHYEEAKYYLDEINSLERAKLAKDSVRSLKNSLICSCTIFTRSIIRGGVDPETAFDLSDVFIQQIEKTNTIESLSKLEYDMLLEFIKKVKSNSNRTYQLVVNKAINYINDQIMQPLSLEIISKNVKVHPNYLSKLFKDEIGMTITEFINRKRIEESKYFLLHSELAISEIAHLFTYCNQSYYSSLFKKYTSISPKQFMKLQHKKTD; from the coding sequence ATGTTATTGAATAAAACAGAAATAGAAAAAAAGTTTTTTGAGGCAAAAATTAATAATAAAAAAAATCTATTTATTCATCCCCCTTTTGATTTAGAGCAGCATTTAATTAGTTGGGTTACGAAAGGTCATTATGAAGAGGCAAAGTATTATTTGGATGAAATTAATAGCTTAGAGAGAGCAAAACTAGCTAAGGATTCTGTTCGATCCTTAAAGAATTCATTAATATGTTCCTGCACAATTTTTACCAGATCTATTATTAGAGGTGGCGTTGACCCTGAAACTGCTTTTGATCTAAGTGATGTGTTTATTCAACAAATTGAGAAGACCAACACAATTGAATCACTTAGTAAGTTAGAGTACGATATGCTTTTAGAGTTCATAAAAAAAGTGAAAAGTAATAGCAATCGAACATATCAACTTGTAGTTAACAAGGCTATTAATTATATTAATGATCAAATTATGCAGCCTTTATCACTAGAGATTATTTCAAAAAATGTTAAAGTTCATCCAAATTATTTATCAAAACTTTTCAAAGATGAAATTGGAATGACAATTACTGAATTCATTAATCGAAAAAGAATTGAAGAGTCAAAATACTTCTTACTTCACAGTGAACTTGCGATATCAGAAATTGCCCATTTATTTACATATTGCAACCAAAGTTATTATTCTTCACTTTTCAAGAAATATACTAGTATTTCACCTAAGCAATTTATGAAATTACAACATAAAAAAACAGATTGA
- a CDS encoding glycoside hydrolase family 13 protein: MKKIWWKEAVVYQVYWRSFYDTDGDGYGDLQGVIEKLDYIKDLGIDVIWLNPCYESPDKDNGYDISDYQKIMRKAGNVGTWETLLKEVHKRGMKLIMDLVVNHTSNQHPWFLESRSSKDNPKRDWYIWKDPVEGKEPSNWRSYFTPSTWEFDEKTEQYYFHSFAIEQPDLNWENEEVREAIYDMMRFWLDKGIDGFRMDVINLLAKIPGFPNVDTPENINYLGNNPGIHTYLKEMNEQVLRHYDVMTVGEIPFVTPEDGLKYVGENRNELHTLFHFEVADDMPTWDMLKFKEIQTRWYEGLFPKGWNSQFLNNHDHTRQVTRYGNDGEYRVQSAKLLATMIHTLPGTPYVFQGEEIGMTGVRFDSIDDYNDIAMKNKYHEEISKGRDPQEVFESLLALSRDNSRTPVQWNAKENAGFTTGEPWIKINPNYKSINVEQALEDPDSVYYYYKKLIGLRKEHEVMVYGTFEDLSGNDESLYVYTRSLNNVTWLVILNHSNIENVCTVPDKFANNDKRLIIANYPDVENNIANSFTLKPHEARIYEIKHN; this comes from the coding sequence ATGAAAAAAATTTGGTGGAAAGAAGCTGTCGTTTATCAAGTATATTGGCGAAGCTTTTATGATACAGATGGCGATGGTTATGGAGATTTGCAAGGTGTTATTGAGAAGTTAGATTATATTAAAGACTTAGGGATCGATGTAATCTGGTTAAACCCTTGTTACGAGTCTCCTGATAAAGATAATGGATACGATATCTCAGATTACCAAAAGATTATGAGGAAAGCTGGTAATGTGGGAACTTGGGAGACATTATTAAAGGAAGTTCATAAACGAGGCATGAAATTAATAATGGATTTGGTAGTTAACCATACGTCAAATCAACACCCGTGGTTTCTTGAATCACGTTCTTCAAAAGATAACCCAAAGAGAGATTGGTATATATGGAAGGATCCTGTTGAAGGAAAAGAACCGAGTAACTGGCGTTCTTATTTCACGCCATCGACATGGGAGTTTGATGAGAAAACAGAGCAGTATTACTTCCATTCCTTTGCGATTGAACAACCTGATTTGAATTGGGAAAATGAAGAAGTGAGAGAAGCAATCTATGATATGATGCGTTTTTGGTTAGACAAAGGTATAGATGGTTTCCGCATGGATGTTATCAATCTCCTTGCTAAAATTCCAGGGTTCCCTAATGTCGATACTCCTGAAAATATTAATTATTTAGGCAATAATCCAGGTATCCATACTTACTTAAAGGAAATGAACGAACAGGTATTAAGACATTACGATGTAATGACCGTTGGTGAGATTCCATTCGTAACCCCTGAAGACGGATTAAAATATGTTGGCGAAAATCGAAATGAATTGCATACGCTTTTCCATTTTGAAGTAGCAGACGATATGCCGACTTGGGACATGCTAAAATTTAAGGAAATCCAAACAAGATGGTATGAAGGGTTATTTCCTAAAGGATGGAACTCACAATTTTTGAATAATCATGACCATACTCGCCAAGTTACTAGGTATGGTAACGATGGAGAATATCGAGTGCAGTCTGCAAAATTACTGGCAACTATGATTCATACGCTACCAGGTACTCCATATGTTTTTCAAGGTGAAGAGATAGGCATGACAGGAGTCCGTTTTGACTCGATTGATGATTACAATGACATTGCGATGAAAAATAAATATCACGAAGAAATTAGTAAAGGTAGAGACCCACAAGAGGTTTTCGAAAGCTTGCTTGCCCTAAGTCGAGATAATTCAAGAACACCTGTGCAGTGGAATGCAAAAGAGAATGCTGGTTTTACAACAGGAGAGCCGTGGATTAAAATTAATCCAAATTATAAATCGATTAATGTGGAGCAAGCACTAGAGGATCCTGACTCTGTTTATTACTATTACAAAAAGCTAATTGGATTAAGAAAAGAGCATGAAGTCATGGTATATGGGACATTTGAAGATTTATCAGGGAATGATGAATCGTTATACGTTTATACACGTAGCTTAAATAATGTCACGTGGTTAGTAATTTTAAATCATTCTAATATAGAAAATGTCTGCACGGTGCCGGATAAATTTGCGAACAATGACAAACGATTGATAATTGCTAATTATCCAGATGTAGAAAATAACATTGCTAATTCATTTACATTAAAGCCACATGAAGCAAGAATATACGAAATAAAACATAATTAA
- a CDS encoding carbohydrate ABC transporter permease, giving the protein MENAKRKLLITFISVVVLYLFIMMFPFFWIFITSFKTSGEIFGAGAFNVIPQDPTLKNYITVLFEKGIFGAIINSFIVSIVTTVYVIIVATFTAYAISRFHFRWKNILLGLILAVSMFPQMIVTGPIYNLFLDLELLNSYAIVLPYSTITLPIAVWILVTHFNHIPLALEESAKIDGATPLQTLVKIVFPLAAPGVFTTAIIVFIGVWNEFLLTITLNSSPEYHTVPVAISFLRTQFEILWGEVAAATAIVTIPTLIIVLFFQKQIVSGLTSGGVKE; this is encoded by the coding sequence ATGGAAAATGCAAAAAGAAAACTACTTATTACATTTATCTCAGTAGTAGTATTGTACTTATTTATTATGATGTTTCCATTTTTCTGGATCTTTATTACGTCATTTAAAACGTCAGGGGAGATCTTTGGTGCAGGGGCTTTTAATGTCATTCCCCAAGATCCAACGTTAAAAAACTATATAACAGTTTTATTTGAGAAAGGTATATTTGGAGCGATTATTAATAGCTTTATCGTTTCTATAGTAACTACTGTTTATGTCATTATAGTGGCAACCTTTACCGCTTATGCAATTTCACGTTTCCATTTTAGATGGAAAAACATTTTATTAGGTCTAATTTTAGCGGTATCTATGTTTCCGCAAATGATCGTAACAGGACCTATTTACAATTTATTTTTAGATTTAGAGTTACTAAACAGTTATGCTATCGTACTTCCTTATTCAACAATTACGTTACCGATTGCTGTTTGGATTCTCGTTACACATTTTAATCATATTCCTTTAGCTCTTGAGGAATCGGCGAAAATTGATGGAGCTACACCACTTCAAACACTTGTGAAAATTGTTTTTCCATTAGCTGCGCCAGGTGTTTTTACAACAGCAATCATCGTTTTTATTGGAGTTTGGAATGAATTTTTATTAACGATTACGTTAAATTCCAGTCCAGAATACCATACAGTGCCTGTAGCAATTTCATTTTTAAGAACTCAATTTGAAATTTTATGGGGAGAAGTTGCAGCGGCAACTGCAATAGTGACGATTCCAACACTTATTATCGTTTTATTTTTCCAAAAACAAATTGTGTCAGGCTTAACTTCAGGTGGAGTGAAGGAATAG
- a CDS encoding glycoside hydrolase family 13 protein: MKKIWWKEAIGYQIYPRSFQDSNGDGIGDLKGIVQRLDYIKDLGIDVIWICPMYKSPNDDNGYDISDYKAIMEDFGTMEDFNLLLEEVHKRGMKLILDLVLNHSSDEHEWFIESRSSKENPKRDWYIWRDGKNGQEPNNWESIFGGSAWEYDEKTDQYYLHVFSTKQPDLNWENKEVRDALYDTVNWWLDKGIDGFRIDAISHIKKRPGFPEMPNPEGKKYVSSFDMHMNQEGIQPFLQEFKDKTYANYDVMTVGEANGVSIEEADLWVSEEKGKMDMIFQFEHLGLWDAETNPVLDIVGLKKVLTRWQKGLENRGWNALFIENHDKPRVVSTWGNDDQYLRESATSMAVMYFLMQGTPFIYQGQEIGMTNVQFESIEDYDDVAVKNLYRIKREEGVSHEKIMEIIWASSRDNSRTPMQWSSQENAGFTTGNPWMKVNPNYKEINVEVQEKQDDSILSFYKKMISLKKENDVFTYGIYDLILEDDKQIYAYTRTLNAEDKVVVIANLTDKEANYSFSELQLSSENLLLNNYHVSEHEAITEINLMPYEARVYRVTK, translated from the coding sequence GGAATTGTTCAACGTTTAGATTATATTAAAGATTTAGGAATTGACGTCATATGGATATGCCCAATGTATAAATCACCAAATGACGATAACGGTTATGACATTTCCGACTATAAAGCAATAATGGAAGACTTCGGTACGATGGAAGATTTCAATCTTCTTTTAGAAGAAGTACATAAACGTGGTATGAAATTAATTCTTGACCTCGTCTTAAACCACTCAAGTGATGAACACGAATGGTTTATCGAGTCTCGTTCTTCAAAAGAGAACCCGAAACGTGACTGGTATATTTGGAGAGACGGTAAAAACGGTCAGGAGCCGAATAACTGGGAAAGTATTTTTGGTGGTTCTGCTTGGGAATATGATGAAAAAACAGATCAATATTATCTCCATGTTTTCTCAACGAAACAGCCAGATTTAAACTGGGAAAATAAAGAGGTACGCGATGCACTTTATGATACGGTTAACTGGTGGTTAGATAAAGGAATTGACGGATTCCGAATCGATGCAATTAGTCACATTAAAAAGCGACCTGGTTTCCCAGAGATGCCAAATCCTGAAGGAAAAAAATATGTTTCTTCCTTCGATATGCATATGAACCAAGAGGGTATTCAACCTTTCTTACAAGAATTTAAAGACAAAACGTATGCGAACTATGATGTAATGACTGTCGGTGAAGCTAATGGAGTAAGTATCGAAGAAGCCGACCTTTGGGTGAGTGAAGAAAAAGGAAAAATGGATATGATTTTCCAATTTGAACACTTAGGATTATGGGATGCTGAAACTAACCCAGTATTAGATATTGTTGGTCTTAAGAAAGTTCTAACAAGATGGCAAAAAGGCTTAGAAAACCGCGGGTGGAATGCATTATTTATCGAAAACCATGATAAGCCACGTGTCGTGTCTACTTGGGGTAATGATGATCAGTACTTGCGTGAAAGTGCTACATCAATGGCAGTTATGTATTTCTTAATGCAAGGAACTCCATTTATTTATCAAGGTCAAGAAATCGGAATGACAAATGTGCAATTTGAATCGATTGAAGACTATGATGATGTTGCAGTGAAGAACCTTTATCGTATAAAGCGTGAAGAAGGCGTTTCACATGAGAAAATCATGGAAATCATTTGGGCATCTTCTCGTGATAATAGTCGTACTCCGATGCAATGGTCTAGTCAAGAAAACGCTGGTTTCACAACTGGTAACCCGTGGATGAAAGTAAATCCTAACTACAAAGAAATTAATGTTGAAGTACAAGAAAAACAAGACGATTCTATACTTTCTTTCTATAAAAAAATGATTTCACTTAAGAAAGAAAATGACGTATTTACTTACGGAATATATGATTTAATCCTTGAAGACGATAAACAAATTTACGCTTATACTAGAACTTTGAATGCTGAAGATAAAGTAGTAGTAATTGCTAACCTTACAGATAAGGAAGCAAATTATAGCTTTAGTGAACTACAGTTATCATCTGAAAACCTATTATTAAATAACTATCATGTTTCTGAGCATGAAGCTATTACAGAAATTAACTTAATGCCTTATGAGGCACGAGTTTACCGAGTTACTAAATAA
- a CDS encoding carbohydrate ABC transporter permease, translating to MKKMGIKEYLFIIPTLILLGVFSLGPVIQSLSYTFFDYRLNDQQKAGLYLSERFNTELFNETLLYVSLFLEEDLDNVSDEDDKTDIKDTLHTLDTFSDTYGEKKGVIKISDDERVDIVKLHEETSILVQKLISKYELTNEENLPALVEDFQNSIIPSNFIGLKGYMKAFTDGRIGIALWNTTLFTAVSVALELALGLGLALILNKAIFGQGLIRTTSLIPWAIPTAVAALMWGYLYDGTSGVVANFFENIGLIEDSRDLLLTSGGAMFSTILADVWKTTPYMALLLLAGLQNIPKSSYEAAAIDGASKIQTFFNVTLPLLKPAILVALLFRTLDAFRVFDLIFVLTGGGPGGSTETLSIYAYKVMFGQTNFGYGSVIVMLMFVCVALIAILFVRVLGADLMEKK from the coding sequence ATGAAGAAGATGGGCATTAAAGAATACCTTTTTATAATTCCAACGCTTATTTTGTTAGGGGTATTCTCTCTCGGACCAGTCATTCAATCATTATCATATACGTTTTTTGATTATCGACTTAATGATCAACAAAAGGCAGGTTTATATTTAAGCGAACGATTCAATACGGAACTTTTTAACGAGACACTACTATATGTATCTTTATTTTTAGAAGAGGATTTAGATAATGTTTCAGATGAAGACGATAAAACCGATATCAAGGACACACTACATACACTTGATACATTTAGTGATACTTATGGAGAAAAAAAAGGTGTCATAAAAATTAGTGATGATGAAAGGGTAGATATCGTAAAACTTCATGAAGAAACGTCGATATTAGTTCAAAAGTTAATATCAAAATACGAACTTACAAATGAAGAAAATTTACCAGCACTGGTAGAAGATTTTCAAAATAGTATAATACCGTCAAACTTTATTGGCTTAAAAGGATATATGAAGGCCTTTACAGATGGCCGTATTGGTATCGCTTTATGGAACACAACATTGTTCACAGCGGTCTCAGTAGCACTAGAGCTAGCTTTAGGTCTAGGACTAGCATTAATTTTAAACAAGGCTATCTTTGGACAAGGTTTAATTCGTACTACATCATTAATTCCTTGGGCAATACCTACTGCAGTTGCAGCATTAATGTGGGGTTATTTATATGATGGAACAAGTGGTGTTGTAGCGAACTTTTTCGAAAATATTGGCTTAATTGAAGATTCTAGAGATTTATTATTAACAAGTGGCGGAGCAATGTTTTCTACCATATTAGCTGATGTTTGGAAAACTACTCCTTATATGGCTTTGCTTCTATTAGCAGGTCTACAAAATATTCCTAAATCATCATATGAAGCAGCTGCAATTGATGGGGCAAGTAAAATACAAACCTTCTTTAATGTAACGTTGCCTTTATTAAAACCAGCTATTTTAGTTGCATTATTATTTAGAACGCTAGATGCATTCCGAGTATTTGACTTAATTTTCGTTTTAACTGGAGGAGGTCCTGGAGGATCTACTGAAACGTTATCTATCTATGCTTATAAAGTCATGTTTGGGCAAACGAATTTTGGCTATGGGTCAGTTATTGTCATGCTCATGTTTGTCTGTGTTGCACTAATCGCAATTCTCTTTGTGAGAGTACTGGGTGCAGACTTAATGGAAAAGAAATAG